From a region of the Saccharomyces cerevisiae S288C chromosome IX, complete sequence genome:
- a CDS encoding uncharacterized protein (Uncharacterized hypothetical protein) — MGVHFDDNANTTWEATDPGVSSDCDGQHRVTESIQLQNFSNTDMESMLDEEGRENSKSKWLLLKRKHPIQKFIERVWNGPVEPSDEPPSFPKRWGWLKKIDDFPQTTFKTKIPSKLIRLLLLIVYCCFWMRIFYSLIYPYLIKPPYFHPNDGSEKIPILSLSCNSYLNWEGTNNECGLNAKNCGPLDNKEYMIRCPALCDRGGWTYSAIAVGNRRVKYTGYEIGGGALFSEEDPMVVSYPYRSDSFPCASAVHAGVISPFYGGCTKVSMQGAQNSFPSKKGMYNTGFSVAFNSFFPGSYSFRDIQGGILSGCYDPRAAVVALNMLFGLPIFYLYDSIYGYWINTIVGYWTLVLSLDPPLLTDAHDPASVYELFSVGFQRLLPLCFVLYVVWKSAVKRTLENGSPIAKVILWYPTFWLGISNNVTFDRLPVDRLTTTDLKEQAGALTAVGSIAATILTCAVIQAYSLWKSGRFKKYFKIYICFIGGLIALGSLPGLNLRIHHYILGSILVPGCATRGSSAYLFQGILVGLILSGVARWDFASIVETDTALLRGEAGASLKPPILDFNDDQNHSLSWHLNATDPVIDQIGNIDGFSLLLNDVEVYVGKNETVSIDVLRMENPALAQMMDDALDASNGTIDLYLRVARASVRSPTNRGDYTNAGVLQWPNGMWQKPEPGVS, encoded by the coding sequence ATGGGTGTGCattttgatgataatgCTAACACAACGTGGGAAGCCACAGACCCTGGCGTTTCAAGTGATTGCGATGGACAGCACCGTGTGACTGAGTCTATACAACTGCAGAACTTTTCCAATACAGACATGGAAAGTATGCTTGATGAAGAAGGGAGAGAAAACAGTAAGTCAAAATGGTTACTattaaaaaggaaacatCCTATACAAAAGTTTATTGAAAGAGTTTGGAATGGCCCTGTTGAGCCAAGTGACGAACCGCCTAGCTTTCCTAAACGTTGGGGATGGCTGAAGAAGATAGATGATTTTCCGCAGACTACATTCAAAACTAAAATACCAAGTAAGTTGATACGACTGTTGCTACTGATTGTGTACTGCTGCTTTTGGATGCgcattttttattctctcATATACCCCTATCTTATCAAGCCGCCATACTTCCATCCAAATGATGGCTCAGAAAAGATTCCTATATTGTCTTTAAGTTGCAATTCCTACTTGAACTGGGAGGGTACCAATAACGAATGTGGTTTAAATGCTAAAAACTGCGGTCCACTTGATAATAAAGAATACATGATCAGATGTCCAGCACTGTGTGATAGAGGTGGATGGACATACTCCGCCATTGCCGTAGGGAATAGGAGAGTCAAATATACAGGGTATGAAATTGGCGGAGGTGCCCTGTTTAGCGAAGAAGACCCGATGGTCGTGTCCTACCCTTATAGAAGTGACTCGTTTCCATGCGCCTCTGCAGTACATGCAGGTGTTATCTCACCATTTTACGGTGGCTGTACCAAAGTTTCTATGCAAGGGGCCCaaaattcttttccatcaaaaaaaggaatgtATAACACTGGGTTTTCAGTAGCATtcaattcattttttccCGGTTCATATTCATTCAGAGATATACAAGGCGGTATCCTGTCGGGCTGTTATGATCCTCGAGCAGCTGTGGTCGCATTGAATATGCTTTTTGGACTGccaatattttatttgtatGACAGTATTTACGGGTACTGGATAAACACGATAGTGGGCTATTGGACTCTTGTATTATCTCTAGACCCTCCATTACTAACGGATGCACATGACCCAGCTAGCGTGTATGAGCTTTTCAGTGTGGGATTTCAAAGACTTTTACCTTTATGCTTTGTTTTATACGTCGTTTGGAAGAGTGCGGTGAAAAGAACACTAGAAAATGGATCGCCCATAGCAAAAGTAATACTTTGGTACCCCACATTTTGGTTGGGAATCTCAAATAATGTCACATTTGACCGATTACCTGTTGATAGACTTACGACGACGGATTTGAAAGAGCAGGCTGGAGCACTGACTGCTGTGGGATCTATTGCAGCCACTATTCTTACATGCGCAGTTATACAGGCTTATTCACTCTGGAAATCAGGAAGATTCAAAAAGTattttaaaatatacatTTGTTTCATTGGCGGATTAATAGCTTTGGGATCTTTGCCGGGACTGAACTTGAGGATACATCACTACATCTTAGGTTCTATACTGGTTCCAGGCTGTGCCACGAGAGGATCATCTGCATATCTGTTCCAAGGAATTTTAGTCGGGTTAATTCTGTCTGGTGTAGCAAGATGGGATTTTGCAAGCATAGTTGAGACAGATACGGCCTTGTTAAGAGGAGAAGCAGGTGCTTCTTTGAAGCCACCTATACTGGATTTTAACGACGATCAAAACCATTCTCTGTCGTGGCATCTAAATGCAACTGATCCAGTAATTGATCAAATAGGAAACATCGACGGTTTTTCATTACTTTTGAACGATGTGGAAGTGTACGTAGGCAAGAATGAGACTGTGAGTATCGATGTTCTTCGGATGGAGAATCCAGCACTTGCTCAAATGATGGACGATGCTCTTGATGCCTCTAACGGGACAATAGACTTGTATTTAAGAGTGGCTCGTGCCTCTGTACGGTCTCCAACGAATAGAGGTGACTATACGAATGCAGGAGTTTTACAGTGGCCGAACGGAATGTGGCAAAAGCCTGAACCAGGCGTATCATAA
- the RNR3 gene encoding ribonucleotide-diphosphate reductase subunit RNR3 (Minor isoform of large subunit of ribonucleotide-diphosphate reductase; the RNR complex catalyzes rate-limiting step in dNTP synthesis, regulated by DNA replication and DNA damage checkpoint pathways via localization of small subunits; RNR3 has a paralog, RNR1, that arose from the whole genome duplication), giving the protein MYVIKRDGRKEPVQFDKITSRITRLSYGLDPNRIDAVKVTQRIISGVYSGVTTVELDNLAAETCAYMTTVHPDYATLAARIAISNLHKQTTKQFSKVIEDLHDWINPATGKHAPMISDEIYNIVMENKDTLNSAIVYDRDFQYTYFGFKTLERSYLLRLNGEVAERPQHLVMRVALGIHGSDIESVLKTYNLMSLRYFTHASPTLFNAGTPHPQMSSCFLIAMKDDSIEGIYDTLKECAMISKTAGGVGLHINNIRSTGSYIAGTNGTSNGLIPMIRVFNNTARYVDQGGNKRPGAFALFLEPWHADIFDFVDIRKTHGKEEIRARDLFPALWIPDLFMKRVQEDGPWTLFSPSAAPGLDDVWGDEFEELYTRYEREGRGKTIKAQKLWYAILQAQTETGTPFMVYKDACNRKTNQQNLGTIKSSNLCCEIVEYSSPDETAVCNLASIALPAFVEVSEDGKTASYNFERLHEIAKVITHNLNRVIDRNYYPVPEARNSNMKHRPIALGVQGLADTYMMLRLPFESEEAQTLNKQIFETIYHATLEASCELAQKEGKYSTFEGSPASKGILQFDMWNAKPFGMWDWETLRKDIVKHGLRNSLTMAPMPTASTSQILGYNECFEPVTSNMYSRRVLSGEFQVVNPYLLRDLVDLGIWDDSMKQYLITQNGSIQGLPNVPQELKELYKTVWEISQKTIINMAADRAIYIDQSHSLNLFLQAPSMGKITSMHFYGWKKGLKTGMYYLRTQAASAAIQFTIDQEVADQAATHIASVSELDRPVYVPKGTKFSEQKAASALTESSDNEKDASPVPSEQSSVSSAMSNVKLEDSVAPAVPTETIKEDSDEKKCDIYNEKVIACTAPTPEACESCSG; this is encoded by the coding sequence ATGTACGTTATTAAAAGAGACGGCCGCAAAGAGCCCGTTCAATTCGATAAAATTACCTCCCGTATCACCCGTTTGTCATACGGTTTAGACCCAAACCGTATTGATGCTGTTAAGGTAACCCAACGTATTATTTCTGGTGTGTACTCCGGTGTTACTACCGTTGAGCTGGACAATCTTGCAGCTGAAACATGTGCATACATGACCACTGTGCACCCTGATTATGCCACTCTAGCCGCTAGAATCGCCATCTCTAACTTACATAAGCAAACCACAAAGCAATTCTCCAAAGTTATTGAGGATTTACACGACTGGATTAACCCAGCTACTGGAAAGCATGCTCCTATGATTTCGGACGAAATTTACAACATTGTCATGGAAAACAAAGATACTTTGAACTCGGCCATCGTGTACGATAGGGATTTCCAGTATACGTATTTCGGATTCAAGACACTGGAGCGTTCGTACTTGCTAAGACTGAACGGTGAAGTGGCAGAACGTCCTCAGCATTTGGTAATGCGTGTGGCGCTAGGTATCCATGGTAGCGATATCGAATCTGTGCTGAAGACTTATAATTTGATGTCGTTAAGATACTTCACTCACGCTTCCCCAACTTTATTCAACGCTGGTACGCCACATCCTCAAATGTCTTCATGTTTCTTAATTGCCATGAAGGATGACTCTATCGAAGGTATTTATgatactttgaaagaatGTGCTATGATTTCCAAAACTGCAGGTGGTGTTGGTCTTCATATCAACAACATCCGTTCCACAGGTTCTTATATCGCTGGTACCAACGGTACTTCAAACGGGTTGATTCCTATGATTCGTGTTTTCAATAATACTGCCCGTTATGTGGACCAGGGTGGTAACAAGAGACCTGGTGCTTTCGCCCTTTTCTTGGAGCCATGGCATGCAGATATCTTCGACTTTGTCGATATCAGAAAAACACATGGTAAGGAAGAAATTCGTGCAAGAGATTTGTTCCCTGCTCTATGGATCCCTGATCTTTTCATGAAACGTGTTCAAGAGGATGGGCCTTGGACTTTGTTTTCGCCCAGTGCTGCCCCAGGTTTAGATGATGTGTGGGGtgatgaatttgaagaactaTATACTCGTTACGAAAGAGAAGGTCGTGGTAAAACAATTAAAGCCCAAAAGTTGTGGTATGCCATTTTGCAAGCACAGACAGAAACAGGTACACCTTTCATGGTTTATAAGGACGCATGTAACAGGAAGACAAACCAACAGAACTTAGGTACTATCAAATCATCTAATTTATGTTGTGAAATCGTCGAATATTCCTCCCCGGATGAAACTGCAGTTTGTAATTTAGCTTCTATTGCCCTACCAGCATTCGTTGAGGTTTCAGAAGATGGTAAAACTGCAAGCTATAATTTCGAGAGATTACACGAGATTGCTAAAGTCATTACTCACAACTTGAACAGAGTTATCGACCGTAATTACTATCCAGTTCCCGAGGCTAGAAATTCAAATATGAAGCATAGACCTATTGCTCTTGGTGTCCAGGGTTTGGCCGATACTTATATGATGTTGCGTCTACCCTTTGAATCGGAAGAAGCTCAAACTCTAAACAAACAAATCTTCGAAACTATTTACCATGCTACTCTTGAAGCCTCCTGTGAATTGGCCCAAAAAGAAGGTAAATATTCTACTTTTGAAGGTTCTCCAGCTTCTAAGGGTATTTTACAATTCGATATGTGGAACGCTAAACCATTTGGCATGTGGGATTGGGAAACCTTAAGAAAGGACATTGTTAAACATGGGTTAAGAAACTCTTTGACTATGGCACCAATGCCAACCGCCTCAACTTCCCAAATTCTTGGTTATAATGAATGCTTCGAACCAGTGACCTCAAACATGTACTCTCGTCGTGTCCTGTCTGGTGAATTCCAAGTTGTTAATCCATATTTACTACGTGATTTAGTCGACCTGGGTATTTGGGATGATAGTATGAAACAATATCTAATTACACAAAATGGTTCTATTCAAGGCTTACCAAATGTGCCACAAGAATTGAAGGAATTATACAAAACCGTCTGGGAAATCTCTCAAAAGACCATTATCAATATGGCTGCTGATCGTGCCATCTACATCGATCAGTCTCATTCCTTGAATCTTTTCTTGCAAGCACCATCAATGGGTAAGATTACTAGTATGCATTTCTACGGTTGGAAGAAGGGTTTAAAAACTGGTATGTACTACTTAAGAACGCAAGCCGCCTCCGCTGCTATTCAATTTACCATTGATCAAGAGGTTGCCGATCAAGCCGCTACACATATTGCTTCCGTCTCAGAATTGGATCGTCCAGTTTATGTTCCAAAGGGTACAAAATTCTCTGAACAAAAGGCGGCATCTGCGCTTACCGAAAGCTCAGATAATGAGAAGGATGCATCTCCAGTTCCATCCGAACAATCATCGGTGTCGAGTGCCATGTCAAATGTGAAATTGGAAGATAGTGTTGCCCCAGCAGTTCCAACGGaaacaataaaagaagattCCGACGAGAAGAAATGTGACATTTACAATGAAAAGGTGATTGCTTGTACTGCTCCTACTCCAGAAGCTTGTGAGTCATGTTCCGGTTGA
- the FIS1 gene encoding Fis1p (Protein involved in mitochondrial fission and peroxisome abundance; may have a distinct role in tethering protein aggregates to mitochondria in order to retain them in the mother cell; required for localization of Dnm1p and Mdv1p during mitochondrial division; mediates ethanol-induced apoptosis and ethanol-induced mitochondrial fragmentation): MTKVDFWPTLKDAYEPLYPQQLEILRQQVVSEGGPTATIQSRFNYAWGLIKSTDVNDERLGVKILTDIYKEAESRRRECLYYLTIGCYKLGEYSMAKRYVDTLFEHERNNKQVGALKSMVEDKIQKETLKGVVVAGGVLAGAVAVASFFLRNKRR, from the coding sequence ATGACCAAAGTAGATTTTTGGCCAACTCTTAAGGACGCATACGAACCACTCTATCCGCAGCAGCTGGAGATTCTGCGCCAGCAAGTCGTCTCCGAGGGGGGGCCCACCGCTACCATACAGTCAAGGTTTAACTACGCATGGGGGCTGATCAAATCCACTGACGTGAATGACGAAAGGCTTGGTGTGAAAATCCTCACAGACATTTACAAAGAGGCCGAGTCCCGTAGACGAGAATGCCTATATTATCTGACCATAGGTTGCTACAAACTCGGTGAATACTCTATGGCGAAGAGATATGTAGACACTTTATTTGAGCATGAGCGTAATAACAAGCAGGTGGGCGCTTTGAAGAGTATGGTAGAGGATAAGATCCAGAAGGAAACACTCAAGGGTGTTGTCGTCGCTGGAGGCGTACTAGCCGGCGCTGTGGCCGTGGCTAGTTTCTTCTTAAGAAACAAGAGAAGGTAA
- the EFM4 gene encoding Efm4p (Lysine methyltransferase; involved in the dimethylation of eEF1A (Tef1p/Tef2p) at lysine 316; sequence similarity to S-adenosylmethionine-dependent methyltransferases of the seven beta-strand family; role in vesicular transport): MQGTADLSTSKLGTKKYWDELYALELENFRRNPQDTGDCWFSDSDAEQKMIDFLVDNIGAYRISENASVVDLGTGNGHMLFELHQTEFQGKLVGIDYSEESVKLASNIAEATGVDNFISFQQADIFSGDWKPGKYDIVLDKGTLDAISLSGMKINGKLDVVDVYAGVVERILKKDGIFLITSCNFTQDELVKIIETDNLKMWKTIKYPVFQFGGVQGATICSVAFVKQN; the protein is encoded by the coding sequence ATGCAGGGCACGGCAGATTTGAGCACTTCGAAACTTGGTACGAAAAAATACTGGGATGAACTGTATGCCCTGGAGCTGGAGAATTTCAGGCGGAATCCGCAGGATACCGGGGACTGTTGGTTTAGCGATAGCGATGCTGAACAAAAGATGATTGATTTTCTGGTAGATAACATTGGTGCGTACAGAATTTCTGAGAATGCTTCTGTTGTAGACCTCGGTACAGGTAATGGACACATGTTATTTGAACTGCATCAAACGGAATTCCAAGGGAAACTGGTCGGGATAGACTATTCTGAGGAAAGCGTCAAACTCGCTAGTAATATAGCCGAGGCCACCGGTGTTGACAATTTCATCAGTTTCCAGCAAGCAGACATCTTTAGTGGTGACTGGAAGCCGGGAAAGTATGACATTGTGTTGGATAAAGGGACCCTAGATGCCATTTCATTGAGTGGCATGAAGATCAACGGTAAACTTGATGTAGTCGATGTATACGCCGGAGTAGTGGAaaggattttgaaaaaagacggtattttcttgatcaCTTCTTGTAATTTCACACAAGATGAACTAGTAAAGATCATAGAGACtgataatttgaaaatgtggaaaacaataaaatacCCTGTTTTCCAATTTGGCGGGGTCCAGGGTGCGACCATATGTAGTGTAGCATTTGTTAAACAAAACTGA
- the YRB2 gene encoding Yrb2p (hypothetical protein; involved in nuclear processes of the Ran-GTPase cycle; involved in nuclear protein export; contains Ran Binding Domain and FxFG repeats; interacts with Srm1p, GTP-Gsp1p, Rna1p and Crm1p; relocalizes to the cytosol in response to hypoxia; not essential for viability): MSETNGGNAARENSEVKQTAVENPIDKLDGTPKRPREKDQDEQAEETSDKSEAPNKNDEEKKEEGKKDQEPSHKKIKVDDGKTVESGIVEDDKKEDKFVFGAASKFGTGFGVAKKDTKDGDATTSTESLPASDSKTKKPFAFGSGLSFGSGFNILKNKTENNSESEKKATDVDKDKVHSGSEQLANASEDTKDKPKPLKLQKQEVKSGEESEECIYQVNAKLYQLSNIKEGWKERGVGIIKINKSKDDVEKTRIVMRSRGILKVILNIQLVKGFTVQKGFTGSLQSEKFIRLLAVDDNGDPAQYAIKTGKKETTDELYNIIVKSVPK; encoded by the coding sequence ATGAGTGAGACCAATGGTGGCAATGCAGCCAGGGAAAATTCTGAGGTGAAACAAACTGCAGTTGAAAATCCTATCGATAAACTAGATGGAACTCCTAAGAGACCGAGGGAAAAAGATCAGGATGAACAAGCGGAAGAAACGAGTGACAAATCAGAAGCACccaataaaaatgatgagGAGAAAAAGGAGGAAGGTAAAAAAGACCAAGAACCATCGCATAAGAAGATCAAGGTTGACGACGGAAAGACCGTAGAATCTGGTATTGTGGAAGATGACAAAAAGGAGGATAAATTCGTGTTTGGTGCCGCATCTAAATTTGGAACTGGGTTTGGTGTTGCCAAAAAGGACACGAAAGATGGAGATGCAACTACCAGTACTGAAAGTTTACCAGCCTCTGACAGCAAAACAAAGAAGCCATTTGCATTTGGTTCAGGTTTATCATTTGGCAGCGGCTTCAACATActgaaaaacaaaacagaaaataactctgaaagtgaaaagaaagctaCTGATGTTGACAAAGATAAAGTCCATAGTGGATCTGAACAACTAGCGAATGCCTCAGAAGATACAAAAGACAAACCAAAACCCCTCAAATTGCAGAAACAGGAAGTCAAGTCTGGTGAAGAGTCTGAGGAGTGCATATATCAAGTCAATGCGAAGCTGTACCAACTTTCCAACATAAAAGAAGGCTGGAAGGAAAGAGGTGTTGGtatcatcaaaatcaataaaagtAAGGACGACGTCGAGAAGACGCGTATTGTTATGAGGTCTCGTGGTATCTTAAAAGTCATTTTAAACATCCAACTGGTCAAGGGGTTCACTGTGCAAAAAGGATTTACAGGTTCTTTGCAAAGCGAAAAATTCATAAGATTACTAGCAGTAGATGATAACGGTGATCCTGCACAGTACGCCATAAAGACTGGTAAGAAGGAAACCACGGATGAATTGTATAACATTATAGTTAAATCCGTTCCTAAATAA
- the ARC15 gene encoding Arc15p (Subunit of the ARP2/3 complex; ARP2/3 is required for the motility and integrity of cortical actin patches; has mRNA binding activity), with amino-acid sequence MEADWRRIDIDAFDPESGRLTAADLVPPYETTVTLQELQPRMNQLRSLATSGDSLGAVQLLTTDPPYSADAPTKEQYFKSVLEALTQVRQADIGNVIKNLSDSQRDVLVKYLYKGMSVPQGQKQGGVLLAWLERITQVSGVTPIVHYISDRRTV; translated from the coding sequence ATGGAAGCCGATTGGAGGAGAATTGACATCGATGCATTTGATCCAGAGAGTGGCAGACTAACCGCTGCCGATCTGGTACCACCATACGAAACTACTGTCACATTACAAGAATTACAACCTCGAATGAATCAATTGCGCTCGCTTGCCACAAGTGGTGACTCTTTGGGAGCCGTTCAATTACTCACAACCGATCCTCCATACAGTGCAGATGCTCCAACAAAGGAGCAATATTTTAAGAGCGTCCTTGAAGCATTGACACAAGTCAGGCAAGCCGATATTGGTAATGtaatcaaaaatttgagtGATTCTCAGAGGGACGTGCTGGTAAAGTATCTCTACAAAGGAATGTCCGTACCTCAGGGCCAGAAACAAGGGGGTGTCTTGCTTGCGTGGCTGGAAAGAATTACTCAAGTCAGTGGTGTCACACCTATCGTTCATTATATATCGGATAGAAGAACTGTATGA
- the SNP1 gene encoding U1 snRNP complex subunit SNP1 (Component of U1 snRNP required for mRNA splicing via spliceosome; substrate of arginine methyltransferase Hmt1p; may interact with poly(A) polymerase to regulate polyadenylation; homolog of human U1-70K, which has been linked to several types of autoimmune and neurodegenerative diseases): protein MNYNLSKYPDDVSRLFKPRPPLSYKRPTDYPYAKRQTNPNITGVANLLSTSLKHYMEEFPEGSPNNHLQRYEDIKLSKIKNAQLLDRRLQNWNPNVDPHIKDTDPYRTIFIGRLPYDLDEIELQKYFVKFGEIEKIRIVKDKITQKSKGYAFIVFKDPISSKMAFKEIGVHRGIQIKDRICIVDIERGRTVKYFKPRRLGGGLGGRGYSNRDSRLPGRFASASTSNPAERNYAPRLPRRETSSSAYSADRYGSSTLDARYRGNRPLLSAATPTAAVTSVYKSRNSRTRESQPAPKEAPDY from the coding sequence ATGAATTATAATCTATCCAAGTATCCAGACGACGTGTCGAGACTTTTCAAGCCAAGGCCACCTTTATCTTACAAAAGACCAACCGATTACCCATATGCGAAGAGACAAACAAATCCAAATATCACTGGCGTTGCAAACTTACTATCAACCTCTTTGAAGCACTATATGGAGGAGTTTCCTGAAGGATCTCCAAACAACCATCTCCAAAGATACGAAGACATCAAACTTTCCAAGATCAAAAATGCTCAATTGTTAGACCGGAGACTACAAAATTGGAATCCTAACGTTGACCCTCATATCAAGGACACAGATCCCTACAGAACGATATTTATTGGGAGGCTACCATACGATCTTGACGAAATTGAACTGCAAAAGTATTTTGTTAAGTTTGGCGAGATCGAAAAAATTAGGATAGTCAAGGACAAGATAACCCAGAAGAGTAAAGGCTACGCCTTCatagttttcaaagacCCAATAAGTAGTAAAATGGCATTCAAGGAGATTGGAGTACACAGAGGTATCCAAATCAAAGACAGAATCTGCATAGTCGACATAGAAAGAGGCAGAACCGttaaatatttcaagcCAAGAAGATTGGGCGGCGGCCTAGGAGGCAGAGGCTATTCCAACAGAGACAGCAGGCTTCCAGGAAGGTTTGCAAGCGCAAGTACATCAAATCCCGCCGAAAGAAATTATGCTCCCAGGCTGCCACGCAGGGAAACTTCTTCCTCCGCATATAGCGCTGATAGATACGGCAGTTCCACATTGGACGCGAGGTACCGTGGAAACAGGCCATTGCTCTCCGCCGCCACTCCTACTGCTGCTGTTACTTCTGTATATAAATCTAGAAACTCACGGACTCGAGAGTCTCAACCAGCTCCCAAAGAAGCGCCCGACTATTGA
- a CDS encoding uncharacterized protein (Mitochondrial hypothetical protein; required for respiratory growth; mutant accumulates less glycogen than does wild type; null mutation results in a decrease in plasma membrane electron transport; YIL060W is not an essential gene) produces MMIIIFIELCRIADSLLWIPKSSRRTSSTFYIPNIIALLKMESQQLSQNSPTLHIHTCGSKIGTLFLRFTKVAIGTSLIVGAGVAMEVSVPLPPQPLYSRSEVPSVELCGIVAICRSPPSVYPTCRPISLSKKIVSGLVRTNSS; encoded by the coding sequence atgatgataataatatttatagaattgtgtagaattgcagattcccttttatggattcctaaatcctcgaggagaacttctagtacattctacatacctaatattattgccttattaaaaatggaatcccaacaattatctcaaaattcaccaaCTCTTCACATACATACCTGCGGTAGCAAGATAGGTACACTTTTTCTACGTTTCACGAAGGTAGCGATAGGTACCTCACTCATTGTAGGTGCGGGGGTAGCGATGGAGGTTTCTGTACCATTACCACCACAGCCACTATACTCACGTAGTGAAGTCCCTAGCGTGGAATTGTGTGGTATCGTTGCTATCTGTCGTTCGCCACCCTCGGTATATCCAACGTGCAGGCCAATATCACTCTCTAAGAAAATCGTATCAGGATTGGTACGGACAAACTCTTCATAG
- a CDS encoding uncharacterized protein (hypothetical protein; has predicted signal peptide cleavage site in non-enzymatic end; located adjacent and on opposite strand to a Ty2 LTR, suggesting horizontal transfer; partially overlaps uncharacterized ORF YIL060W), producing MNFSTVFQAIIAVLGLTTVTALAEFDFDVGYEEFVRTNPDTIFLESDIGLHVGYTEGGERQIATIPHNSTLGTSLREYSGCGGNGTETSIATPAPTMSEVPIATFVKRRKSVPILLPQVCM from the coding sequence ATGAATTTCTCCACAGTTTTTCAAGCAATAATCGCGGTTTTAGGTTTAACTACAGTCACAGCTTTAGCAGAATTTGATTTCGACGTAGGCTATGAAGAGTTTGTCCGTACCAATCCTGATACGATTTTCTTAGAGAGTGATATTGGCCTGCACGTTGGATATACCGAGGGTGGCGAACGACAGATAGCAACGATACCACACAATTCCACGCTAGGGACTTCACTACGTGAGTATAGTGGCTGTGGTGGTAATGGTACAGAAACCTCCATCGCTACCCCCGCACCTACAATGAGTGAGGTACCTATCGCTACCTTCGTGAAACGTAGAAAAAGTGTACCTATCTTGCTACCGCAGGTATGTATGTGA